One genomic region from Phragmites australis chromosome 1, lpPhrAust1.1, whole genome shotgun sequence encodes:
- the LOC133885121 gene encoding uncharacterized protein LOC133885121 — MEDVHNLFGAMVASDQSAVGVDSFVNMMNEVVGMDDISITMPYESCYEQVECLHPSGVPIQEHINYAQELYKQKNKKEHMPFVMLHYWALLQHNEKWISKNNESPPKRQRSSNSSSPEFDDEQDVDADEDDDKRRGTSPTPSSAVLMRKRTPGRKQEKERLERGEGAIYEEVLQEIIITRKDMEYERKQEKEAKWMELKAIKERKAAYEERKVAIEEKLRVFGKEVLTKKMEQEQNIIFIDMNGLHEKQRAYVDATRWHILASKMGRNI; from the exons ATGGAGGATGTCCACAACCTGTTTGGCGCAATGGTCGCAAg TGATCAATCGGCGGTTGGTGTTGACTCCTTTGTCAATATGATGAACGAGGTCGTTGGCATGGATGACATCTCCATCACAATGCCATATGAAA GTTGCTATGAGCAGGTTGAGTGCCTCCATCCAAGTGGTGTGCCAATTCAGGAGCAC ATCAACTACGCCCAAGAGCTGTACAAGCAAAAGAACAAGAAGGAGCACATGCCCTTTGTCATGTTGCACTATTGGGCATTGCTCCAGCACAATGAGAAGTGGATATCAAAGAACAATGAATCTCCACCAAAGAGGCAGAGGTCAAGCAATTCCTCCTCTCCAGAGTTTGACGATGAGCAAGATGTTGATgctgatgaagatgatgataagaGGAGGGGTACAAGTCCCACTCCAAGCTCAGCAGTGCTAATGAGGAAGAGGACTCCAGGGAGGAAGCAAGAGAAAGAGAGGTTGGAGAGAGGAGAAGGTGCTATCTACGAGGAGGTGCTCCAAGAGATTATCATAACAAGGAAGGACATGGAGTATGAGaggaaacaagaaaaagaagcaaagtGGATGGAGCTCAAAGCCATCAAGGAGCGCAAGGCGGCCTATGAGGAGCGCAAGGTTGCCATTGAGGAGAAGTTGAGGGTCTTTGGCAAGGAGGTCCTCACCAAGAAGATGGAGCAAGAACAAAATATCATATTCATAGACATGAATGGCCTTCATGAAAAACAAAGAGCATATGTGGATGCAACACGTTGGCATATCTTGGCATCAAAAATGGGCAGGAACATATGA
- the LOC133921043 gene encoding uncharacterized protein At4g18490-like isoform X2: MDESRKRSASTANAKNMSSSLDEDFGNDFISPWKLPKSGEDTIDFNVESVPKSSKKFSFDSLDDFGLDGVFDKLSPFKMGMSALDFSSPIKKKVKHNSSNGDDLSEGKKETEKDNFSFSFDFNELGKLNLDAKLGIEEKSMSRVTGKTDPVSSEGNKDTQRGISTKGTDVREDNKSKEQTQTQDACTLRPYAIRQESVKNGSRLTSNVNAADSSDEMQEHTRVSRARMEQTNIDPVSNHRHGEHSKEAYPTKAAVNKSSQKFSCSAVSVEDPTQVQADPVNSKEAPKVDFSKVHMSRESNDNEQSISSQSRNTSTVNPYISRRSLGQLDAQNEVMEENAYLNEGSQGNQSFSGTPKKFSKKISCGTKNSEEGTSAPKSLSLSMRREIRNVKPTQVNETGSFSLLSKSANMKPSRIELASETTLNQLAGASKVIKKMTAHPTDLKREHKQANDGTDKSKNALSKTYIKPALHGLLTTSMNFKDDRNAKLGLEPPSAGNLSLLNTQSSRAPSTEHKIVPNHVLRKSSNDSDSLQGTPSKDDKIPTISQLTGRRIAKLGIRSPKCDILLEKESVEVSGSKGSPVTTSKILNSVPIEKPALASQSIMQKESVLDPKAPTVLKHIMGSPAVRKSRQTVPDLENPTILGTPKAHVDNVISSVIPCEMGDISDLELPVLLENDGNIEKAEACRKELEDICILLKRKHTEAKELAVRAIVNNNMMLILNHPMFEEKISSLRKFANGLTSKKYLFEEVGTIDAH, translated from the exons ATGGATGAATCACGAAAAAGATCTGCCTCTACTGCGAATGCTAAAAATATGAGTTCATCCCTTG ATGAGGACTTTGGTAATGATTTTATTTCGCCCTGGAAATTACCAAAATCAGGAGAAGACACAATTGACTTTAATGTTGAGTCAGTTCCAAAGAGTAGCAAGAAGTTCAGCTTTGACAGCCT AGATGATTTCGGGCTTGATGGAGTCTTTGACAAATTATCACCATTTAAAATGGGCATGTCTGCTCTAGATTTCTCTAGCCCCATCAAGAAAAAAGTTAAGCACAACAGTTCAAATGGTGATGATCTTTCTGAAGGAAAAAAGGAAACTGAAAAGGACaacttctccttctcctttgaTTTTAATGA GCTGGGAAAGTTGAATCTTGATGCAAAGCTAGGAATCGAGGAAAAGAGTATGAGTAGAGTTACTGGCAAAACCGATCCCGTTTCTTCAGAAGGTAACAAGGACACACAAAGAGGTATTTCCACCAAGGGCACTGATGTTCGTGAAGATAACAAGAGTAAGGAACAAACACAAACACAAGATGCTTGCACTTTGAGACCTTATGCAATAAGGCAGGAGAGTGTAAAGAATGGCAGTCGTCTGACTTCAAATGTTAATGCTGCTGATTCATCTGACGAAATGCAAGAACATACCCGTGTTAGTCGTGCAAGAATGGAACAGACTAACATAGACCCAGTGTCCAATCACAGGCATGGAGAGCATTCTAAGGAGGCATACCCAACAAAAGCAGCTGTTAACAAATCTTCTCAGAAATTTTCTTGCAGTGCTGTATCTGTTGAAGATCCAACACAAGTGCAAGCGGATCCTGTGAACAGTAAAGAAGCTCCTAAGGTGGACTTTAGTAAAGTTCATATGTCAAGGGAGAGTAATGACAATGAGCAGTCAATTAGTTCACAATCCAGGAACACCAGCACTGTGAATCCCTATATCTCAAGAAGATCATTGGGTCAATTAGATGCCCAGAATGAGGTTATGGAGGAAAATGCTTATCTTAACGAAGGAAGTCAAGGTAACCAAAGTTTTAGCGGCACTCCTAAGAAGTtttcaaagaaaatatcttGTGGGACAAAGAATAGTGAGGAAGGGACTTCAGCTCCAAAGAGTCTCTCTCTTTCAATGCGGAG GGAAATCAGAAATGTCAAACCTACACAGGTGAATGAGACAGGAAGcttttctcttttgtccaagTCTGCAAATATGAAACCAAGCAGGATCGAACTAGCTTCAGAAACAACCTTAAATCAATTAGCTGGTGCAAGTAAAGTGATAAAAAAGATGACCGCACATCCTACAGACTTGAAAAG GGAACACAAGCAAGCTAATGATGGAACTGACAAATCTAAAAATGCTTTGTCAAAAACATACATCAAGCCAGCATTACATGGGCTATTGACCACATCCATGAATTTCAAAGATGATAGGAACGCCAAACTAGG CCTTGAGCCTCCTAGTGCAGGGAACTTATCTCTACTGAATACTCAAAGCAGCAGAGCACCTAGCACTGAACATAAAATTGTTCCAAATCATGTGCTTCGAAAAAGTAGCAATGATTCTGATTCATTACAAGGTACTCCTTCCAAAGATGATAAAATACCAACAATTTCTCAACTGACAGGAAGAAG AATTGCAAAATTAGGCATCAGAAGTCCAAAGTGTGACATTCTTCTGGAGAAGGAATCAGTGGAAGTGAGTGGGAGCAAGGGTTCCCCTGTAACAACATCCAAAATCCTGAACTCCGTTCCCATAGAAAAACCTGCATTGGCTAGCCAATCCATAATGCAAAAG GAATCTGTTCTAGATCCAAAAGCTCCTACTGTGCTCAAACACATCATGGGATCTCCAGCTGTGAG AAAATCACGTCAAACTGTTCCAGATTTGGAAAATCCAACA ATTCTGGGAACTCCAAAAGCTCATGTGGATAATGTGATCTCTTCAGTTATCCCATGTGAGATGGGAGACATTTCAGATCTAGAATTGCCTGTGCTGTTAGAAAATGATGGAAACATAGAAAAAGCTGAGGCTTGTAGAAAGGAGCTTGAAGAT ATATGCATTTTGTTGAAAAGGAAACATACAGAAGCTAAAGAGCTAGCAGTTCGGGCTATCGTGAACAACAATATGATGCTGATATTAAACCATCCAATGTTTGAGGAGAAAAT CTCTTCTCTTCGTAAATTTGCAAACGGCCTGACATCCAAGAAGTACTTATTTGAGGAAGTTGGCACCATTGACGCT CATTGA
- the LOC133921043 gene encoding uncharacterized protein At4g18490-like isoform X1, with the protein MDESRKRSASTANAKNMSSSLDEDFGNDFISPWKLPKSGEDTIDFNVESVPKSSKKFSFDSLDDFGLDGVFDKLSPFKMGMSALDFSSPIKKKVKHNSSNGDDLSEGKKETEKDNFSFSFDFNELGKLNLDAKLGIEEKSMSRVTGKTDPVSSEGNKDTQRGISTKGTDVREDNKSKEQTQTQDACTLRPYAIRQESVKNGSRLTSNVNAADSSDEMQEHTRVSRARMEQTNIDPVSNHRHGEHSKEAYPTKAAVNKSSQKFSCSAVSVEDPTQVQADPVNSKEAPKVDFSKVHMSRESNDNEQSISSQSRNTSTVNPYISRRSLGQLDAQNEVMEENAYLNEGSQGNQSFSGTPKKFSKKISCGTKNSEEGTSAPKSLSLSMRREIRNVKPTQVNETGSFSLLSKSANMKPSRIELASETTLNQLAGASKVIKKMTAHPTDLKREHKQANDGTDKSKNALSKTYIKPALHGLLTTSMNFKDDRNAKLGLEPPSAGNLSLLNTQSSRAPSTEHKIVPNHVLRKSSNDSDSLQGTPSKDDKIPTISQLTGRRIAKLGIRSPKCDILLEKESVEVSGSKGSPVTTSKILNSVPIEKPALASQSIMQKVPEESVLDPKAPTVLKHIMGSPAVRKSRQTVPDLENPTILGTPKAHVDNVISSVIPCEMGDISDLELPVLLENDGNIEKAEACRKELEDICILLKRKHTEAKELAVRAIVNNNMMLILNHPMFEEKISSLRKFANGLTSKKYLFEEVGTIDAH; encoded by the exons ATGGATGAATCACGAAAAAGATCTGCCTCTACTGCGAATGCTAAAAATATGAGTTCATCCCTTG ATGAGGACTTTGGTAATGATTTTATTTCGCCCTGGAAATTACCAAAATCAGGAGAAGACACAATTGACTTTAATGTTGAGTCAGTTCCAAAGAGTAGCAAGAAGTTCAGCTTTGACAGCCT AGATGATTTCGGGCTTGATGGAGTCTTTGACAAATTATCACCATTTAAAATGGGCATGTCTGCTCTAGATTTCTCTAGCCCCATCAAGAAAAAAGTTAAGCACAACAGTTCAAATGGTGATGATCTTTCTGAAGGAAAAAAGGAAACTGAAAAGGACaacttctccttctcctttgaTTTTAATGA GCTGGGAAAGTTGAATCTTGATGCAAAGCTAGGAATCGAGGAAAAGAGTATGAGTAGAGTTACTGGCAAAACCGATCCCGTTTCTTCAGAAGGTAACAAGGACACACAAAGAGGTATTTCCACCAAGGGCACTGATGTTCGTGAAGATAACAAGAGTAAGGAACAAACACAAACACAAGATGCTTGCACTTTGAGACCTTATGCAATAAGGCAGGAGAGTGTAAAGAATGGCAGTCGTCTGACTTCAAATGTTAATGCTGCTGATTCATCTGACGAAATGCAAGAACATACCCGTGTTAGTCGTGCAAGAATGGAACAGACTAACATAGACCCAGTGTCCAATCACAGGCATGGAGAGCATTCTAAGGAGGCATACCCAACAAAAGCAGCTGTTAACAAATCTTCTCAGAAATTTTCTTGCAGTGCTGTATCTGTTGAAGATCCAACACAAGTGCAAGCGGATCCTGTGAACAGTAAAGAAGCTCCTAAGGTGGACTTTAGTAAAGTTCATATGTCAAGGGAGAGTAATGACAATGAGCAGTCAATTAGTTCACAATCCAGGAACACCAGCACTGTGAATCCCTATATCTCAAGAAGATCATTGGGTCAATTAGATGCCCAGAATGAGGTTATGGAGGAAAATGCTTATCTTAACGAAGGAAGTCAAGGTAACCAAAGTTTTAGCGGCACTCCTAAGAAGTtttcaaagaaaatatcttGTGGGACAAAGAATAGTGAGGAAGGGACTTCAGCTCCAAAGAGTCTCTCTCTTTCAATGCGGAG GGAAATCAGAAATGTCAAACCTACACAGGTGAATGAGACAGGAAGcttttctcttttgtccaagTCTGCAAATATGAAACCAAGCAGGATCGAACTAGCTTCAGAAACAACCTTAAATCAATTAGCTGGTGCAAGTAAAGTGATAAAAAAGATGACCGCACATCCTACAGACTTGAAAAG GGAACACAAGCAAGCTAATGATGGAACTGACAAATCTAAAAATGCTTTGTCAAAAACATACATCAAGCCAGCATTACATGGGCTATTGACCACATCCATGAATTTCAAAGATGATAGGAACGCCAAACTAGG CCTTGAGCCTCCTAGTGCAGGGAACTTATCTCTACTGAATACTCAAAGCAGCAGAGCACCTAGCACTGAACATAAAATTGTTCCAAATCATGTGCTTCGAAAAAGTAGCAATGATTCTGATTCATTACAAGGTACTCCTTCCAAAGATGATAAAATACCAACAATTTCTCAACTGACAGGAAGAAG AATTGCAAAATTAGGCATCAGAAGTCCAAAGTGTGACATTCTTCTGGAGAAGGAATCAGTGGAAGTGAGTGGGAGCAAGGGTTCCCCTGTAACAACATCCAAAATCCTGAACTCCGTTCCCATAGAAAAACCTGCATTGGCTAGCCAATCCATAATGCAAAAGGTTCCTGAG GAATCTGTTCTAGATCCAAAAGCTCCTACTGTGCTCAAACACATCATGGGATCTCCAGCTGTGAG AAAATCACGTCAAACTGTTCCAGATTTGGAAAATCCAACA ATTCTGGGAACTCCAAAAGCTCATGTGGATAATGTGATCTCTTCAGTTATCCCATGTGAGATGGGAGACATTTCAGATCTAGAATTGCCTGTGCTGTTAGAAAATGATGGAAACATAGAAAAAGCTGAGGCTTGTAGAAAGGAGCTTGAAGAT ATATGCATTTTGTTGAAAAGGAAACATACAGAAGCTAAAGAGCTAGCAGTTCGGGCTATCGTGAACAACAATATGATGCTGATATTAAACCATCCAATGTTTGAGGAGAAAAT CTCTTCTCTTCGTAAATTTGCAAACGGCCTGACATCCAAGAAGTACTTATTTGAGGAAGTTGGCACCATTGACGCT CATTGA